A genomic segment from Deinococcus sp. YIM 77859 encodes:
- a CDS encoding NAD-dependent epimerase/dehydratase family protein produces MTPRLKVLVLGGTQFVGRHIVEALLSAGHRVSVLTRGRTPDELPDEVERLRGDRDEGPAGLFALSGRTWDAGVDVSGYTPRQVRASAEALREAVHRYVFISTASVYAEQDRHPLHEDAPLLPGAAEDVTEVTGATYGPLKVTCERIVGEIYGERATILRPQIVAGPYDPTGRYTFWIDRIAAGGDFLAPGDGSDFVQVIDARDLAHFVVTVLQKDVGGVFNLAGPRLSWRDFVDVVREATGADARPTWTAANTLAAQGVGGRELPLYLPVRGEQGGLMDLDSGRAQAAGLTLREPRQTARDTRSWSAGTPQRTFLTREREAEVLATLARRETAGGPDCGLLGS; encoded by the coding sequence ATGACCCCAAGGCTCAAGGTGCTCGTGCTGGGTGGAACGCAGTTCGTGGGCAGGCACATCGTAGAGGCGCTGCTGAGCGCAGGACACCGGGTGAGCGTGCTGACGCGCGGGCGCACACCGGACGAGCTGCCGGACGAGGTCGAACGCCTCAGGGGCGACCGCGATGAGGGACCGGCGGGCCTCTTCGCCCTATCGGGCCGGACTTGGGACGCCGGCGTGGACGTGAGCGGCTACACGCCGCGACAGGTGCGCGCGAGCGCCGAGGCACTGCGGGAGGCCGTTCACCGGTACGTGTTCATCAGCACCGCCAGCGTCTACGCCGAGCAGGACCGCCATCCTCTCCATGAGGACGCCCCTCTCCTTCCCGGGGCCGCCGAGGACGTGACCGAGGTGACGGGCGCGACGTACGGCCCCCTGAAGGTGACCTGCGAGCGCATCGTGGGGGAGATCTATGGCGAGCGGGCCACCATCCTGCGCCCACAGATCGTGGCCGGGCCCTACGACCCAACCGGGCGTTACACCTTCTGGATCGACCGGATCGCAGCCGGAGGCGACTTTCTTGCCCCCGGCGACGGCTCTGACTTCGTCCAGGTGATCGACGCCCGTGACCTCGCCCACTTCGTCGTGACGGTGCTGCAAAAGGACGTAGGAGGCGTGTTCAACCTGGCCGGGCCACGCCTGAGCTGGCGCGACTTCGTGGATGTGGTGCGGGAGGCCACCGGCGCGGACGCCCGGCCCACTTGGACAGCGGCGAACACGCTAGCAGCGCAAGGCGTCGGCGGGCGCGAACTGCCCCTGTACCTGCCGGTGCGGGGGGAGCAGGGCGGCCTGATGGACCTGGACAGCGGGCGGGCGCAGGCGGCAGGTCTGACCCTGCGTGAGCCCCGTCAGACGGCCCGCGATACCCGGAGCTGGAGCGCGGGCACGCCCCAGAGGACCTTCCTGACCCGTGAGCGCGAGGCGGAGGTGCTGGCCACGCTGGCCAGACGGGAAACGGCGGGGGGGCCTGATTGCGGTTTGCTGGGCTCCTGA
- the dprA gene encoding DNA-processing protein DprA yields the protein MTPAPAELHALLTLRFTPGLGPRRTEALRRHFGSAEAALAAPLTALQDVPGLDAKSLAALSSAQAREQAQAELGKARQAGVTLLGRGLPGYPPALEALADPPTVLWVRGELPDFPAVPRAIGIVGTRSASPHALSLTRRLAADLARAGVVVVSGLARGVDTAAHAACVEAGGVSVGVLGSAVNHIYPSENVPLARRLTLVSEYPLGTGPAQHHFPTRNRLIAALTAGTVVVEGEPKSGSLITATHALDCGRTVFAVPGRAGDPRAAGPHRLLREGAVLTETAADILGELGWGEAPATPLPDLSPEQARVYAALNTPGTLDDLHVTTGLALPDLQTALVMLQLRGLAEEVGGRWVRR from the coding sequence GTGACTCCTGCCCCAGCCGAACTGCACGCGCTGCTCACCCTGCGCTTCACACCCGGCTTGGGCCCGCGGCGCACCGAGGCCCTGCGGCGACATTTCGGCAGCGCAGAAGCCGCTCTGGCAGCACCCCTTACAGCCCTACAGGATGTGCCGGGGTTGGACGCGAAGTCGCTGGCGGCCCTGAGCAGTGCCCAAGCTCGTGAGCAGGCGCAGGCGGAACTGGGCAAGGCACGGCAGGCGGGCGTGACGCTGCTGGGGCGCGGCCTGCCCGGTTACCCGCCCGCGCTCGAAGCGTTGGCTGACCCGCCCACGGTCCTGTGGGTGCGGGGCGAGTTGCCGGATTTTCCCGCCGTGCCGCGTGCCATTGGCATTGTGGGAACGCGGAGTGCCAGCCCGCACGCGCTGAGCCTGACGCGAAGGCTAGCGGCGGACCTCGCACGGGCGGGGGTGGTCGTGGTGAGCGGCCTCGCGCGGGGCGTGGACACCGCTGCCCACGCGGCTTGCGTGGAGGCGGGAGGCGTGAGCGTAGGTGTGCTGGGCAGCGCCGTGAACCACATCTACCCCAGCGAGAATGTGCCCCTTGCGCGCCGCCTCACCCTGGTCAGCGAGTACCCCCTGGGGACTGGCCCCGCGCAGCACCACTTTCCTACGCGCAACCGCCTGATTGCTGCCCTCACGGCAGGAACGGTCGTCGTGGAGGGGGAACCCAAAAGCGGCTCGCTCATCACGGCGACCCACGCCCTCGACTGCGGACGTACGGTCTTCGCTGTGCCCGGCCGCGCCGGAGATCCCCGCGCCGCCGGGCCTCACCGCCTGCTGCGCGAGGGGGCAGTGCTGACCGAGACGGCGGCAGACATCCTGGGCGAGCTGGGCTGGGGGGAGGCTCCCGCGACGCCGCTCCCCGATCTGTCCCCCGAACAGGCCCGCGTCTACGCCGCCCTCAACACGCCGGGCACCCTCGACGATCTGCACGTCACCACCGGCCTCGCGCTGCCTGACCTCCAGACTGCGCTGGTGATGCTGCAACTGCGGGGCCTGGCCGAGGAGGTCGGCGGGCGCTGGGTGCGGCGGTAG
- a CDS encoding HAMP domain-containing sensor histidine kinase, with translation MTRPAPFRTARVAWRHSLRFRLALVYTLVALALISVIGLGVMTLLLRSMDRQFQARLNDRAEVVAERFQNLKLGLGEALPPISGYTAILDEENRVVAAARGMRLTQGEPFPYAGQTRLEVLGTPMRAATRPAGDFGTVWVALPEEDLVVARQSAMRALLLALLVTPALMLIVGLWVGKRALADLETAADLADRIDPTRSVATLPLPAREDEVHRLLAALNRLLVRIEAVQAREKQLLGQIVHELGAPLTVLKASLARASERGDDPEVVRAALVADELTFTTQDLMQLARGHLEMKVAWHFIPARALRERLDRLVPGTAFEGNWSGMLLCDPDRLTQALRNLLANARRAAGPEGHVTLTLTETAEQVRFTVRDSGPGLPPELGEQIFEPFISGSGSSGLGLSVARQIAALHGGTLTGGNAPGGGAQFVLTLPSAALGDEEDEAEETGLPVLGSAP, from the coding sequence ATGACGCGGCCCGCTCCTTTCCGGACCGCTCGGGTGGCTTGGCGCCATAGCCTGCGCTTTCGCCTCGCGCTGGTGTACACCCTGGTCGCGCTGGCACTGATCTCGGTGATTGGGTTGGGTGTGATGACCCTCCTGCTGCGCAGCATGGACCGGCAATTCCAGGCGAGGCTGAACGACCGGGCCGAGGTTGTGGCGGAACGCTTTCAGAATCTCAAGCTGGGCCTGGGTGAAGCCCTGCCGCCCATCAGCGGCTACACGGCCATTCTCGACGAAGAGAACCGGGTGGTGGCCGCCGCGCGGGGCATGCGCCTGACGCAGGGAGAACCCTTTCCCTACGCCGGACAGACTCGGCTGGAGGTGCTGGGTACCCCGATGCGGGCGGCGACCCGTCCGGCGGGTGACTTTGGAACGGTGTGGGTGGCGCTGCCCGAAGAGGATCTGGTGGTCGCCCGGCAAAGCGCGATGCGGGCGCTGCTCCTCGCGCTGCTGGTCACACCTGCCCTCATGCTGATCGTGGGCCTGTGGGTCGGCAAACGTGCCCTGGCAGACCTGGAAACAGCCGCCGACCTGGCCGACCGAATCGATCCCACCCGCAGCGTTGCCACCCTGCCCCTCCCGGCGCGGGAGGACGAGGTACACCGGCTGCTGGCGGCCCTCAACCGCCTGCTCGTTCGGATCGAGGCGGTGCAGGCCCGCGAGAAGCAACTCCTGGGGCAGATCGTTCACGAATTGGGAGCGCCCCTCACCGTGCTCAAGGCCAGCCTGGCCCGCGCTTCGGAACGGGGGGACGACCCGGAAGTCGTGCGAGCTGCCCTGGTTGCCGACGAACTCACCTTTACCACCCAAGACCTCATGCAACTCGCCCGCGGGCACCTGGAGATGAAGGTGGCCTGGCACTTCATCCCCGCGCGGGCCCTGCGCGAGCGGCTTGACCGCCTGGTGCCGGGCACCGCGTTTGAGGGCAACTGGAGCGGCATGCTGCTGTGCGACCCTGACCGGCTTACCCAAGCGCTGCGCAACCTGCTCGCCAACGCTCGCCGCGCCGCCGGACCCGAAGGCCACGTCACGTTGACGCTCACCGAAACAGCCGAACAGGTCCGCTTTACCGTGAGAGACAGTGGTCCCGGCCTGCCGCCTGAACTCGGCGAGCAGATTTTTGAACCCTTTATCAGCGGCAGCGGCTCGAGCGGCCTGGGCCTGAGCGTTGCCCGGCAGATCGCGGCGCTTCACGGCGGCACCCTGACGGGCGGCAACGCCCCTGGAGGGGGGGCGCAGTTCGTTCTCACCCTGCCCAGCGCGGCGCTGGGTGACGAGGAGGACGAGGCTGAGGAAACGGGGCTCCCCGTGCTGGGTTCAGCCCCGTAA
- a CDS encoding response regulator transcription factor, translating into MLAQILIVEDDPHLGPLLKEYLSADYLVEHVATLKDAQAWLGTHSPQLILLDLNLPDGDGLDLVQALRQYASTPVLVLSARSGVQERVAGLNAGADDYLTKPFAMPELDARITALLRRTAAGTGVNLGNTSLSTSSLLLTVNDRNVNLTEHEARILELMMRTPERVFSRADIESHLYGWETPNSNSVEVRISQLRKKLEQAGSDLRIRTIRNVGYVLQT; encoded by the coding sequence ATGCTCGCGCAGATTCTCATTGTGGAGGACGACCCGCACCTGGGTCCGCTGCTCAAGGAATACCTCTCCGCCGATTACCTCGTCGAGCACGTGGCGACGCTCAAGGACGCGCAGGCGTGGCTGGGCACGCACTCGCCGCAACTGATCCTGCTCGACCTCAATCTTCCCGACGGTGACGGCCTCGACCTGGTGCAGGCGCTGCGGCAGTACGCCAGCACGCCGGTGCTGGTGCTCTCCGCTCGCTCGGGCGTGCAGGAGCGCGTGGCAGGGCTGAATGCCGGAGCAGACGACTACCTCACCAAACCCTTTGCCATGCCCGAACTCGACGCGCGCATCACCGCCCTGTTGAGACGGACCGCAGCGGGAACGGGTGTGAACCTGGGCAACACCAGTCTCTCGACCAGCAGCCTGCTCCTCACGGTGAATGACCGGAACGTCAACCTGACCGAGCACGAGGCCAGGATTCTGGAACTGATGATGCGTACGCCCGAACGGGTCTTCTCCCGGGCAGACATCGAGTCACACCTGTACGGGTGGGAAACGCCCAACAGCAACAGCGTCGAGGTACGCATCTCACAGCTGCGCAAGAAGCTGGAGCAGGCGGGCAGCGATCTGCGGATCCGTACCATTCGCAACGTCGGCTATGTGCTGCAAACGTAA
- a CDS encoding dihydrolipoamide acetyltransferase family protein — MKEVLLPELAESVVEGEILKWLVQEGETVALEQPLCEVMTDKVTVELPSPFAGVLQRQLVQEGDIVAVHAPIALIDETSGAGEGVQNAAASTAPSATQAIQDTGENPTTADVKLPVQAAEEREQVGGSIVEAGHVGPKNDDDASLFKAFASDETVRLSGLGQRSGSGAPGSSTAGTAVLSRPAPARRDGRVLAVPAARQLARELGVDLAQVTGSGPNGRVRVQDVLAYSRDQSAAPTPQAAPAPQAAPTNKGAGGMPVAPVQYRTPKGYEHLEDRVPLRGMRRAISQQMQASHLYTVRTLTVDEVNMTRLVEFRSRVKEEAQAAGVKLSYLPFIFKAVAVALRKYPSLNASFDEASGEIVMKRYFNIGMAVATDAGLTVPVLRDVNHKSVFELAREITDLASRAQAGKLTPDELAGSTFSVTNIGSIGALFSFPIINVPDAAILGVHSIQKRPIVNERDEIEVAHMMYLSLSFDHRLVDGAEAARFCKEVIRLLENPDRLMLEAM, encoded by the coding sequence ATGAAAGAAGTGCTGCTGCCCGAACTTGCCGAGAGTGTGGTAGAGGGCGAAATCCTGAAGTGGCTGGTGCAGGAGGGCGAGACGGTCGCCCTGGAACAACCCCTGTGCGAAGTGATGACCGACAAGGTCACGGTGGAGCTTCCTAGTCCCTTTGCAGGCGTGCTGCAAAGGCAGCTGGTGCAGGAGGGGGACATTGTGGCGGTGCACGCACCCATCGCCCTAATTGACGAGACGAGCGGAGCAGGGGAGGGGGTACAGAATGCCGCCGCGTCCACTGCACCCAGCGCCACCCAGGCCATCCAGGACACCGGCGAGAACCCTACGACGGCGGACGTGAAGCTGCCGGTTCAGGCCGCCGAGGAACGGGAACAGGTGGGCGGCAGCATCGTGGAGGCGGGACACGTCGGCCCCAAGAACGACGATGACGCCAGCCTCTTCAAGGCGTTTGCCTCCGACGAGACCGTGCGGCTCTCCGGCCTTGGCCAGCGCAGTGGCAGCGGCGCACCCGGCAGCAGCACGGCCGGGACAGCGGTGCTGAGCCGCCCGGCTCCGGCCCGGCGTGATGGCCGCGTGCTTGCTGTTCCCGCCGCTCGGCAGCTGGCCCGTGAGCTCGGGGTGGATCTCGCGCAGGTCACTGGGAGCGGCCCCAATGGGCGAGTCCGGGTGCAGGACGTGCTCGCCTACAGCCGAGACCAAAGCGCTGCCCCCACGCCCCAGGCGGCGCCGGCTCCTCAGGCTGCCCCGACGAACAAGGGTGCAGGCGGAATGCCCGTCGCACCCGTGCAGTACCGCACGCCCAAGGGGTACGAGCACCTCGAAGACCGCGTGCCCCTGCGTGGGATGCGCCGCGCGATCAGCCAGCAGATGCAGGCCAGCCACCTCTACACGGTGCGCACCCTCACGGTGGACGAGGTGAATATGACGCGGCTGGTGGAGTTTCGCAGCCGCGTCAAGGAGGAGGCGCAGGCAGCGGGCGTCAAGCTCTCCTACCTGCCCTTTATCTTCAAGGCGGTTGCGGTGGCCCTGCGCAAGTACCCCAGCCTCAACGCCTCCTTCGATGAGGCAAGCGGGGAGATCGTGATGAAGCGGTACTTCAACATCGGCATGGCGGTGGCAACCGATGCGGGGCTCACGGTGCCGGTGCTGCGCGACGTGAACCACAAGAGTGTCTTTGAGCTGGCCCGCGAGATCACGGATCTGGCGAGCCGGGCGCAGGCCGGGAAGCTCACACCCGACGAGCTGGCGGGCAGTACCTTCAGCGTCACCAATATCGGTTCTATCGGAGCGCTGTTCTCCTTCCCGATCATCAACGTGCCTGACGCCGCTATTCTGGGCGTGCACTCCATTCAGAAGCGGCCCATTGTCAATGAGCGGGATGAGATCGAGGTGGCCCACATGATGTACCTCTCGCTCAGCTTCGATCACCGCCTGGTCGACGGGGCCGAAGCGGCCCGCTTCTGCAAGGAAGTGATTCGCCTGCTGGAAAACCCTGACCGCCTCATGCTGGAAGCGATGTAG
- a CDS encoding alpha-ketoacid dehydrogenase subunit beta codes for MTATQPKLGAASETGETRILTLIQAITEALREELARDERVVIFGEDVGARGGVFLATAGLQEEFGKRRVFDTPLSEASIVGAAVGMAVRGLRPIAEIQFADYMGPGFDQIISQAAKIRYRSGGQFTAPLVIRTPSGGGVKGGHHHSQSPESYFTHTPGLKVVMPSTPYDAKGLLKAAVRGGDPVIYFEPKRLYRAAKGEVPTGDYTVELGRGAVRREGTDLTVIGYGGVMPDAERAAQALAAEGVQVEVIDLRSLVPWDRDLVLTSVAKTGRAVLVSEAPRTSNFMGEVAYVIQEQLFDQLLAPVLQVAGFDTPYPYVQDKVYLPGPNRIAAACVQALNY; via the coding sequence ATGACGGCCACCCAGCCCAAACTGGGCGCCGCCAGCGAAACGGGGGAGACGCGCATCCTCACCCTCATTCAGGCCATCACCGAGGCGCTGCGCGAGGAACTCGCCCGTGATGAGCGGGTGGTGATTTTCGGCGAGGACGTGGGCGCGCGTGGCGGTGTGTTTCTCGCCACAGCCGGGTTACAGGAAGAGTTCGGCAAGAGGCGTGTCTTTGATACGCCCCTTTCCGAAGCCAGCATTGTCGGCGCGGCGGTTGGAATGGCGGTGCGGGGCCTGCGCCCCATCGCGGAAATCCAGTTTGCCGACTACATGGGTCCCGGCTTCGACCAGATCATCAGCCAGGCAGCCAAGATCCGTTACCGCTCGGGGGGGCAGTTTACGGCGCCGCTGGTGATCCGCACGCCCTCTGGAGGTGGCGTCAAGGGCGGGCACCACCACAGCCAGAGCCCCGAGAGCTACTTCACGCACACACCCGGCCTCAAGGTCGTTATGCCCTCCACGCCCTACGATGCCAAGGGCCTGCTGAAAGCCGCTGTGCGTGGGGGCGACCCGGTCATCTACTTCGAGCCCAAGCGCCTCTACCGTGCCGCGAAGGGTGAGGTGCCCACCGGTGACTACACGGTGGAGCTCGGCCGGGGAGCGGTGCGCCGCGAGGGAACAGACCTCACTGTGATCGGCTATGGCGGCGTGATGCCCGACGCCGAGCGCGCCGCTCAGGCCCTTGCGGCAGAGGGCGTGCAGGTCGAGGTGATCGATCTGCGCTCGCTGGTTCCCTGGGACCGTGACTTGGTGTTGACCAGCGTCGCCAAGACAGGCCGGGCCGTGCTGGTCAGCGAGGCCCCACGCACCTCGAACTTTATGGGCGAGGTTGCCTACGTGATTCAAGAGCAGCTGTTTGACCAGCTGCTCGCGCCGGTTCTGCAGGTGGCTGGGTTTGACACGCCCTACCCCTACGTGCAGGACAAAGTCTATCTGCCGGGGCCAAACCGCATTGCGGCGGCCTGCGTGCAGGCCCTGAACTACTGA
- a CDS encoding thiamine pyrophosphate-dependent dehydrogenase E1 component subunit alpha, with translation MIQPFTSDPIRWVAEDGQPIRELPARFTPALLRELHRDMVRGREFDKKLVTLLRQGRTTFYAQASGMEATQVGLARSIRAGHDWVWPYYRDHVLALALGVPLLDLISQCLGTNSDLCRGRQMPHHFGAAQQRFVSISSSIASQVPPAAGNAMAQKYLGVDEITVCTFGDGATSEGDWHAGLNMAGAAGAPCLFVCENNQWAISTSLREQTASETIHIKAKAYGMPGYYVDGNDIVAVMEVLSHVAEEVRAGQGPALVECLTYRVGSHSNADADAEKNYRSREEVNAWLARDPITRVERLLSHLGEPVSAEERAELIGAAHREVDEAVLAAEATGQPDWRILFEDVYADLPVHLREQAAFLRAEQEGVQA, from the coding sequence ATGATTCAGCCGTTCACGTCTGACCCCATTCGCTGGGTCGCAGAAGACGGCCAACCAATCCGGGAACTGCCCGCTCGCTTCACGCCCGCGCTGCTGCGAGAGCTGCACCGGGACATGGTGCGCGGTCGGGAGTTCGACAAGAAGCTCGTGACGCTGCTGCGTCAGGGCCGCACCACCTTCTATGCCCAGGCCAGCGGTATGGAAGCCACCCAGGTGGGGCTCGCCCGTTCCATTCGTGCTGGGCACGACTGGGTATGGCCGTACTACCGTGACCACGTCCTGGCCCTGGCGCTGGGTGTGCCCCTGCTCGACCTGATCAGTCAGTGCCTGGGCACCAACTCTGACCTGTGCCGTGGTCGGCAGATGCCCCACCACTTCGGCGCGGCGCAGCAGCGGTTCGTCTCGATCAGCTCCTCCATCGCCTCACAGGTGCCGCCTGCCGCTGGCAACGCGATGGCGCAGAAGTACCTGGGCGTCGATGAGATCACCGTCTGCACCTTTGGAGACGGCGCGACAAGTGAAGGCGACTGGCACGCGGGCCTGAATATGGCCGGGGCGGCAGGAGCTCCCTGCCTCTTTGTCTGCGAGAACAACCAGTGGGCGATCAGCACCAGCCTGCGCGAACAGACGGCCAGCGAAACCATTCACATCAAGGCCAAGGCGTACGGAATGCCCGGCTACTACGTGGACGGAAACGATATCGTGGCCGTGATGGAAGTGCTGAGCCACGTGGCGGAAGAGGTCAGGGCGGGCCAAGGCCCCGCGCTCGTCGAGTGCCTAACCTACCGCGTCGGCTCACACAGCAACGCGGACGCGGACGCCGAGAAGAACTACCGGAGCCGCGAAGAAGTCAATGCCTGGCTGGCGCGCGATCCCATCACCCGCGTCGAGCGGCTGCTCTCGCATCTCGGCGAGCCTGTCAGCGCCGAGGAACGCGCCGAACTGATCGGGGCGGCCCACCGCGAGGTGGATGAGGCGGTGCTGGCTGCCGAGGCGACCGGACAACCCGACTGGCGGATTCTTTTCGAGGACGTGTACGCGGACCTGCCGGTACACCTGCGCGAGCAGGCGGCCTTCCTGCGCGCCGAACAGGAAGGAGTGCAGGCATGA
- the mnmG gene encoding tRNA uridine-5-carboxymethylaminomethyl(34) synthesis enzyme MnmG: MSGWNVIVIGGGHAGLEAAWAAAKFARTALLVGNPATIGRMPCNPAVGGPGKSQLVFELQALGGLMGRLADDTAIHTRVLNASKGPAVQSLRVQNERDAYAERAQDVILGHANIDVVRGEAADLEADGQGGWWVITTDGRRLHARSVVVAAGTFLRGVTWYGRHARPEGRQGEPPARFLSEPLARSGHVLKRYKTGTPPRVRADSVRFQDLLEIPADPQSRGFTGRPGPRATQSPTWQTHTTPETHRLIHENLHASPMYAGDIAALGPRYCPSIEDKVVRFAHHDRHLLFVEPDGVQTSEVYLQGFSSSLPPALQDQLVRTLPGFEAAVIQRYAYAVEYDVVDSTELTLNLESRFLPGVFTAGQINGTSGYEEAAAQGLVAGTAAARRAQGLPELQISRETGYLGVLLDDLVFKGSDEPYRMMTSRVEHRLLVRQDNADERLTDLGVRLGLVDEATRRAVQAKYARVAEGISTLQTQRVQGQPGDAWLRRPEFTLEDVEALGLTLPPLTTEEREAVTIRVKYAGYIERAERQLAAEERARELSLEGVDFHEVGALSNEAREKLSRAKPRTVEQAARVPGVRHADISALLVHLRRHGPRPRRL, from the coding sequence ATGAGCGGGTGGAACGTGATCGTGATCGGGGGTGGACACGCGGGCCTGGAGGCGGCCTGGGCTGCGGCGAAGTTCGCCCGAACGGCCCTGCTGGTGGGGAATCCAGCCACCATCGGCCGCATGCCCTGCAATCCGGCTGTAGGCGGTCCCGGCAAGAGCCAGCTTGTCTTTGAGCTTCAGGCCCTGGGTGGCTTGATGGGCCGCCTCGCCGACGACACGGCGATTCATACCCGCGTTCTGAATGCCAGCAAGGGACCGGCCGTACAGTCCCTCCGGGTGCAGAACGAACGCGACGCCTACGCAGAACGGGCGCAGGACGTGATCCTGGGGCATGCGAACATCGACGTGGTGCGCGGTGAGGCCGCTGATCTCGAAGCCGACGGACAGGGCGGCTGGTGGGTGATCACGACCGATGGCCGCCGGCTGCATGCCCGCAGCGTGGTGGTGGCCGCCGGGACCTTTTTGCGCGGCGTGACCTGGTATGGGCGGCACGCCCGACCCGAAGGCCGCCAGGGCGAGCCGCCCGCCCGGTTTCTCAGCGAGCCCCTGGCTCGCAGTGGCCACGTCCTCAAGCGCTACAAAACTGGAACGCCTCCCCGCGTGCGGGCCGACTCGGTGCGTTTTCAGGACCTGCTGGAAATTCCCGCTGATCCTCAGTCGCGCGGGTTCACGGGCCGTCCTGGTCCCCGTGCGACACAGTCGCCCACCTGGCAGACCCATACCACCCCCGAAACGCACCGTCTGATTCACGAGAATCTGCACGCGTCGCCGATGTACGCGGGGGACATCGCCGCCTTGGGCCCGCGGTACTGCCCCAGCATCGAGGACAAGGTGGTGCGCTTTGCCCACCACGACCGGCACCTGCTGTTTGTGGAACCGGACGGCGTTCAGACAAGCGAGGTGTATCTTCAGGGCTTCAGCTCCAGCCTGCCTCCCGCCCTGCAAGACCAGCTTGTACGCACCCTTCCCGGCTTTGAGGCGGCCGTGATTCAGCGCTATGCCTACGCCGTGGAGTACGACGTGGTGGACTCCACAGAGCTGACCCTCAACCTGGAATCCCGCTTTCTGCCCGGTGTCTTTACGGCAGGCCAGATCAACGGCACCAGCGGCTATGAGGAGGCCGCGGCCCAGGGTTTGGTGGCGGGAACGGCCGCGGCCCGCCGTGCCCAGGGTCTCCCTGAACTTCAGATTTCACGTGAAACGGGCTACCTCGGTGTGTTGCTTGACGACCTGGTGTTTAAGGGCAGTGACGAGCCTTACCGCATGATGACCAGTCGTGTGGAGCACCGCCTGTTGGTGCGGCAGGACAACGCTGACGAGCGCCTGACTGACCTAGGCGTACGCCTGGGCTTGGTGGACGAGGCGACGCGGCGAGCGGTGCAGGCCAAGTACGCGCGTGTGGCCGAGGGGATAAGCACCCTGCAAACCCAACGGGTTCAGGGCCAGCCTGGGGACGCCTGGCTGCGCCGCCCCGAGTTCACGCTGGAGGACGTGGAGGCGTTGGGGCTGACGCTGCCGCCTCTGACGACCGAGGAGCGCGAAGCCGTCACCATCCGCGTGAAATACGCCGGGTACATCGAGCGAGCTGAACGCCAGTTGGCGGCAGAGGAGAGAGCGCGTGAGCTGAGCCTGGAGGGGGTAGATTTTCACGAGGTTGGGGCTCTTTCCAATGAGGCGCGCGAGAAACTGAGCCGAGCAAAGCCGCGCACCGTCGAGCAGGCTGCTCGTGTGCCGGGGGTTCGGCATGCCGATATCAGCGCTCTGTTGGTTCATCTGCGCCGCCATGGGCCGCGGCCTCGGCGGCTCTGA
- the rsmG gene encoding 16S rRNA (guanine(527)-N(7))-methyltransferase RsmG, with translation MTPEGELLLRQGAADLGLHLDAAQIGLFARLLVLLTETSTQMNLTALRDERDIVLKHFVDSLTCLRGGWLSGEGRVLDLGTGAGFPALPLAIVRPDLRLTPMDATRKKVEFVDRAAQALALENVTPRVGRAEHLGREPGQREAYDRVVTRAVAALPILAELALPFLRVGGLLVAQKGSLTPEELEAGTRAAAEVGGELRRVEPFQLPLARDARTLVVIEKVAVTPDRYPRREGVPNRKPLFWRAT, from the coding sequence GTGACGCCCGAAGGCGAACTGCTGTTGCGGCAAGGGGCCGCGGACCTTGGCCTGCACCTGGATGCCGCACAGATAGGCCTCTTTGCCCGCCTGCTGGTTCTGCTTACGGAGACCTCCACGCAGATGAACCTGACGGCGCTGCGGGACGAGCGGGATATCGTCCTGAAGCACTTCGTGGACTCGCTGACCTGTCTGCGTGGCGGCTGGCTCAGCGGTGAGGGGCGAGTGCTGGATCTGGGAACAGGCGCAGGCTTTCCGGCCCTGCCGCTGGCCATCGTGCGGCCCGACCTCAGGCTGACCCCCATGGACGCCACCCGCAAAAAGGTGGAGTTCGTGGACCGTGCGGCTCAGGCGTTGGCTTTGGAGAATGTGACCCCGCGGGTTGGCCGCGCTGAGCATCTGGGCCGCGAGCCGGGGCAACGGGAAGCCTATGACCGGGTGGTGACCCGCGCGGTGGCGGCTCTGCCCATCCTTGCAGAGCTCGCGCTTCCGTTTCTGCGGGTGGGTGGCCTGCTTGTCGCCCAGAAGGGGTCACTGACGCCGGAGGAACTGGAGGCCGGAACACGGGCGGCAGCCGAAGTGGGGGGAGAGCTGCGAAGAGTAGAACCTTTTCAGCTGCCTCTTGCGCGCGACGCCCGAACGCTGGTGGTGATCGAGAAGGTGGCCGTTACGCCCGACCGTTACCCCCGGCGTGAGGGCGTGCCGAACCGCAAGCCGTTATTCTGGCGGGCGACGTGA